CGAGACCAATTTCTACCTCAAGCACGATCCGCGGCTGGAAGCCAGCCGCGCCGAGATCGAGGCCTTCATGCAGGGCGACAAGGGCTGGGAGGACTGGAAGAACTCCGAAGCGACCGTGGTGCATCGCTGAAGGGGCACACAATCAACGGGGGTCGGCCGCAGGGCCGGCCCCTTTTTCATTTGCATCGGCCGATTGATAGGGAAACGTAAACAATTTATTAGAATAATGAATTTGCCCTATCAAAAGCTTTCCCTCTAACCTTGGCTTACGGCCAGGGAAGTTTCAGGGATGGGGTCGCAATCTTTCCCTTCTTTCCCGCATGTTACCGGCTGGCAGCGCCCGCGAGGGGGAACTGTCAACGGCTGCCGTGCCGACCCCCAGCCAGGGGAGTATCGGAGCGGCCTGATCACGACGGCAACGACAAAGCCGCCGCCGCGGGTGCTTGCGCCCTGGGGCCGGGTGGGCGGCGCATAACCATCCAAGGGAGGATGACCGTGTTTGATTCCGCAATTCGCCGCCGGCTGCTGCCGGGTGTCCTGTCCTGCGCGATGATCGCCCTGGGCGCCGGCGGTGCCCTGGCCGAGGAGCTCAAGATGGGGCTGCTGGTGCCGGGCAGCGTGTCCGAGGAAGGCTGGAACCGCATCGGCTACAACGCGCTGAAGGGCGTCGAGGAGCAGCTGGGCGCCAAGGTCAGCTATGTCGAGCTGCAACAGAACCCGGCCTCGTTCGAAAAGGCGTTCCGCGATTATGCCAGCCAGGGCTATCAGGTCATCCTGGGCCATGGCTTCGAGTTCCAGGACGCGGCGCTGGACGTGGCCGAGGATTATCCCGACACCTGGTTCCTGATCTCGTCGAGCGGCATCCATGAGGGCAAGGTGATCGGGCTGAACACCGACACCAGCCAGCCGTTCTATCTGATGGGGGTCATCGCCGCCAGAATGGGCAAGAAGGCCGGCCTTGTCGGCGGCATGGAGATCCCCCCGATTCAGGAAGCCTTCGCGGGCTTCAAGGCCGGGGCGCGCAGCGTCAACCCCGACTTCCCGATCAGCGAGGCCTATATCGGCAATTTCACCGACACCACCGCCACCAAGGAGGCAGCCCTCAGCATGATCGCGCAAGGCGCCGATTTCGTGGTGCCGAATGCCTCGGGCGCAACCGTCGGGGCCTATCAGGCCATCGCCGAATCGGGCAAGGACGTGCGCACCTTCAGCATCTTCAGCGATTTCACCGAGGTGGCGCCCAACAACATCCTGGGTCTTTACGTGGCCGATTACGCCCAGGGCGTGGTCGAGGTGGTGCGCAACATCCGCGAGGGTAATCCACCGGAATCGAA
The Paracoccus sp. SMMA_5_TC DNA segment above includes these coding regions:
- a CDS encoding BMP family protein, whose protein sequence is MIALGAGGALAEELKMGLLVPGSVSEEGWNRIGYNALKGVEEQLGAKVSYVELQQNPASFEKAFRDYASQGYQVILGHGFEFQDAALDVAEDYPDTWFLISSSGIHEGKVIGLNTDTSQPFYLMGVIAARMGKKAGLVGGMEIPPIQEAFAGFKAGARSVNPDFPISEAYIGNFTDTTATKEAALSMIAQGADFVVPNASGATVGAYQAIAESGKDVRTFSIFSDFTEVAPNNILGLYVADYAQGVVEVVRNIREGNPPESNVVFGLKDPKVIRFDFRNDAPVTVPEDIRAEVTAVANDIAAGKIDTMPQ